The Thermomonospora amylolytica sequence GCTGGGCATCAAGGGCGCGGGGGAGGCCGGGGTGATCCCGGTGTCGGCGGTGATCGCCTCCGCCGTCGAGGACGCCGAGGGCATCCGGATCGACGCCATGCCGCTGTCCCCGGACGGGCTGTTCCGGCTGAGGCGGCGGGCCGCCGCCGACCCGGGCCTGCGGGTGGGGCGCGTCGCCGTCTGAGGCGGACGACGCGGGGCGGACGGCCGGCAGGGCCCGTCTGGGAGCGGGGGACCCACGCCCCGCCGGCCGATTGCACCCTATGCGGACCCGCCCCCGGCGCCACGGCCATTTGGGGAAAGCTCCGGATAAGTGCGTTACCGGGGTGATGTCCGCCTTATGGTCATTTGACGGTGGTGGCGTTGTCCGGGGCGTTGCCGCCGAGGGAACGCGGAATGTAGTTCTCGATCGCGGCGGCCCGGAAACCCTGCTGCTCGATCCAGCCGAGGATCATCTGCATCTGCTGCGCCAGCCCCTTGCGGTAGTGCATCAGCACGATGTCCCCGGGCTGGAATCCGCGGCCCTGCCCGTCGCCGCGGGCGAACCCGTTGAAGCCCACCCCCGGCCCGGTGGTGCCGTTGTAGAACTCGGTGTTCCACAGCATGATCAGCTTGATCCCGCAGTCCTTGGCGGCCTGCTGGGTGAGCTCGTTCATCGCCCCGAACGGCGGCCGCAGGAACACCGGGCGCCTGCCGTACTGCTGGGCGATGGCGGCGGAGGCGCCGCAGATCTGCTGCCGCTGCGCCTCCAGCGGAAGGGTGTTGAGCGCGGGATGGTCCACGGTGTGGTTCTCCATGCGCGAACCCGCCCGGCGCAGCGCCCAGAAATACTGCCCCTGGCCCTTGACGTACGTCGTGGTCAGGAAGGTCATGATGGGAATGCGCCGCTCCCGCACGATCCGGACGAATTCCGGGTCGTACTCGTAGCCGTCGTCGATCGTCAGGAACACCACCTTGTCCTTGGTGTTGATCCGCCGGATCGTCGGCACCGCCCCGCGCGGGATGTCGGCGGCCTGCTCCACCGTCCACGTACCGGGCTTGGGCCGCGGCCACTCCCGGTCGGCCAGCAGCGCGGTCAGGTCGTCGCGCAGCGCGGGGTCGGTGTCGGCGGCGGCTTGGGTGCGCACCTCCGGGCCGGTGCCGGCCCCCACCCCCAGCACGGCCGCGACCAGGCAGGCGACCAGGGGGATCTTGCCGCGCATGGGACCTCCTCGGGGGCACGCGTCGGACCCGTGTCCGACAGGGGGTTCGGCGCGCCCGCGTTGATCGACGCGCCCGCGCGCAGGAAGGTTCGCACATCAGGCATGCCAAAGGCACGAGACTCGCTCGGCATATCTTGCCATTCGTTCCGCCCGGGGGGATTTCCTAGGGTCGGGACATGAAGGTCACCGGTAGTGCCACCCTCGCCGCCCCCTGCCCGAGGTCTGGGACGCGCTGCAGGATCCGGCGGTGCTGGCCCGCAGCATCCCCGGCTGCCACAGCCTGGAGGCGCTGGGCGACGACGCGTACAGGATGACGATCACCGCGGGCGTCGCCGCCATCAAGGGCACCTACGTCGGACAGGTCGCGCTGGCCGAGCCGGAGCCGCCGCACTCGTTCGTGCTGCGCGCCCGCGGCCAGGGCGCCCCGGGCACGGTGGAGGCCACCGTCACCGTCCGGCTGTCGGAGGACGCGGGCGGCACCCGGGTCGACTACGACGCCGACGCGGTCGTCGGCGGCATGATCGGCGGTGTCGGCCAGCGGATGCTCGGCAGCGTCGCCCGGCGCACGGCCGGCGAGTTCTTCAGCTCGGTGGAACGCCTGCTCACCGCCCCGGCGCCGGTGCCCGAGCCCGCCGTCCCGGCCCCCGCTCCCGCCCCCGAGGGGGCGGCTCCGGCGCCCGCGCCCGCCGCGACCTTCTACGGCCCGGCCGCCGAGCCCGCCCCGGCCGGAGCGGGCGTGACCGGGCCGATGACGCTCGCGTTCGGGATGGGCGGCCTGGTCGCGTTGGCCGGCGTGGTCATCGGGTACGCCCTGGGACGTCGCCACGGCGCCGGCTGAGCCGGCACCGAGAGGCGCCGAGAGGACGGTGCGACGATGCGGAGATTCATTGCGGCGGCGGTGCAGTTCGCCCCGGCCCCCGGGCCGCTGACCGCCGCGTCGGTCGAGGCCAACCTGGACAAGGCCGAGTCCTTCGTGCGGCGCTGCGTGGCCGCCACCGGCGCCGAACTGGTCGTGCTGCCGGAGTCGTGCACCACCGGGTTCACCCCCGGGGTGCCGGCGGGCGAGCTGTGGTCGCTGATGTCGGCCGTTCCCGGCCCGGTCACCGAGCCCCTCCAGCAGGCCGCCCGGGAACTGGGCGTGCACGTCTGCATGGGCACCTACGAGCGCGGCGATGCCGGCCGGGGCTCCGGCACCGTGCACAACGCGGCGGTGCTGATCGGCCCCACCGGCGACGTTCTCGGCGTCTACCGCAAGACCCACCCGTTCGGCACGGAGAACACCACCGACGGAGGGTGGGTGACCGCCGGGACGGACGTGTGCGTGGTCGACACCGACCTCGGCCGGATCGGCATGGCCATCTGCTTCGACGGGGACTTCCCCGAGCTGTGGCGGATCCAGGCGGTGCGCGGTGCCGAGGTGATCTGCCGCCCGTCGGCGCTGCTGCGGTCGGCCGACATCTGGGAGCTGACCAACCGGGCCCGCGCCTACGACAACCACGTCTACGTGGTGGGCGCCAACGCGGTCGGCGCCGACCCGGCGGGCACCCTGTACTTCGGCAACTCGATGATCGTGACCCCGATCGCCGAGGTGGTGGCGCGCGCCGCGACCCAGGAGTCGTGGGTGGCCGCCGAACTCGACCCCGCCAGGGCGATGGCGTCGCTGTCCCCCGGCTCGTCGGTGCCGCAGCCGTTCGACCATCTGGCCGCCCGCAACCTGGAGCTCTACGACAAGCACGCCGCCGACCTGCTGGGACCCGCGCGGACCTCGTTCCCGTACGGCTCCTGACCCACTGAGGTTTCGGCTCAAGGCCACGGGTAGGGGCCGCCTACGGAGTCGATACCGAATCACGGGTCGAGGAGGTCACGACATGGTGGGGGGCTGGTACGGTCCCGGCGGCCTGGATCCCTTCGAGGAACTGCTCGCACGCTTCTTCGGGGCGGGCGGGCGCCGGCCGGTGGAACGCGTGAACCTCGCCCGGTTCATGAGCGAGCCGGGCCGGGAGCTGATCCGGGACGCGGCGACCCGGGCCGCCGAGTGGGGCAGCCCGGACCTGGACACCGACCATCTGCTGTGGGCGGCGACCCGGCAGGAGGGCTCGCGGCACCTGCTCAGCAAGGCGGGCGGCGACCCCGACGAGATCGCCGGCCGGATCGAACGGGCCGGCGGCCACGGGTCGCCGACCGACGTGCCGCCGATGATGACGCCGTCGGCCAAGCGGGCGCTGCTGGACGCCTACCAGATCTCCCGCGCCGTGGGCTCCTCCTACATCGGCCCCGAGCACGTGCTGTACGCGCTGGCCCTCAACGCCGACTCCGAGGCCGGGCGGCTGCTGCACGAGGCGCACGTCACCCCGGAGGCGCTGCGGGAGGCCGCCGGCGTGGCCCGGCCCGCCCCCGCCCCGCAGCCGCCGCCGGAGACCCCGACGCTGAACGAGTTCGCCCGCGACCTGACCGAGCTGGCCCGGGAGGGGCGGATCGACCCGGTGATCGGCCGGGACGAGGAGATCGCGCAGACCGTCGAGGTGCTGTCGCGGCGCACCAAGAACAACCCGGTGCTGATCGGCGACCCCGGGGTCGGCAAGACCGCCATCGTGGAGGGCATCGCCCAGCGCATCGCCGACGGCGAGGTCCCCGAGACGCTGGCCGGCAAGCGGCTGGTGCAGCTGGACCTGGCCGGGGTGGTGGCCGGCACCCGCTACCGCGGCGACTTCGAGGAGCGCATGTCCAAGCTGATCGACGAGATCCGCGGCAACTCCGAGCACCTGGTGGTGTTCATCGACGAGATCCACACCATGGTCACCGTGGGCGGCGGCGAGGGCGCGATGAACGCCGGCAACATGCTCAAGCCCGCGCTGTCCCGCGGCGAGCTGCACGTCATCGGCGCCACCACCATCGACGAGTACCGCAAGAACATCGAGAAGGACGCCGCCCTGGAACGCCGCTTCCAGCCGATCCTGGTGCCCGAGCCCGCCGAGGAGGACACCGTCGAGATCCTGCGCGGCCTGCGCGACCGGTACGAGGCCCACCACCAGGTCCGGTTCGGCGACGAGGCGCTGGTGGCGGCGGTGCAGCTGTCCAGCCGTTACCTGACCGACCGGTTCCTGCCCGACAAGGCCATCGACCTGATCGACCAGGCCGGCGCCCGGGTGCGGCTGCGCACCCGCACCCCCGGCCGGGACGTCCGCGAGCTGGACCAGCGGATCGACCAGGTGCGCCGGGAGAAGGACCAGGCGGTCGCCGAGGAGAACTACGAGCGCGCCAAGATGCTCCGCGACGAGCTGGCCGACCTGGAACGGCGGCGGAGCGAGGCGGCCCCGCCGCCGGGCGGCGGCCACGGCCCGGGCACCACGGTGCCCGAGGTGACGGTGGAGGACATCGCCGAGGTGGTGTCGCGGACCAGCGGCATCCCGGTCGCCCAGCTCACCCAGGAGGAGCGCGAGCGGCTGCTGAAGCTGGAGGAGCGCCTGCACCGGCGGGTGATCGGGCAGGACGAGGCGGTCGCCGCGGTCGCCGAGGCCGTCCGCAGGTCCCGCGCCGGGATGGGCGATCCGGACCGGCCGATCGGCAGCTTCCTGTTCCTCGGGCCGACCGGGGTCGGCAAGACCGAGCTGGCCCGGGCGCTGGCCGAGGCGCTGTTCGGCAGCGAGGACCGGATGGTCCGGTTCGACATGAGCGAGTTCGGCGAGCGGCACACCGTCAGCCGGCTGATGGGCGCGCCCCCCGGCTACGTCGGGTACGAGGAGGCCGGCCAGCTCACCGAGGCGGTCCGCCGCCGCCCGTACTCGGTGCTGCTGCTGGACGAGATCGAGAAGGCCCACCACGACGTGTTCAACGTGCTGCTGCAACTGCTGGACGACGGGCGGCTGACCGACGCCCAGGGCCGCACCGTGGACTTCCGCAACACCGTGGTGATCATGACCAGCAACCTGGGCTCGGACGTGATCGGCGGGTCGGCCACGCTGGGCTTCACCGCCGACGACGGCGCGGTGGACGCCTCGCTGCGCGACCGGGTGATGGGCCGGCTGCGCGAGGCGTTCCGGCCGGAGTTCCTGAACCGGATCGACGAGATCATCGTGTTCCGCCGGCTGGAGCCCCGCCAGCTCCGCCAGATCACCGACCTGCTGCTGGAGGAGACCCGCCGCCGGCTGCACGCCCAGGACGTCACCATCGAGTTCAGCACCGAGGCGGTCGACTGGCTGGCCCGCAGGGGGTACCAGCCGGAGTTCGGCGCCCGGCCGCTGCGCCGCACCATCCAGCGGGAGGTCGACAACCGGCTGTCGGAGATGCTGCTGTCCGGCAGGCTGCGGCCGGGCGCGCACGTCGTGGTGGCGGTGCGCGGCGACGCCATCGACCTGGAGGTGACCGCCGGGCGGGAGGCCGCCGCGATCGGGCACAGCTGACCCATTCACTACCGGCCCTTGGCCGGGACGATCCCGGCCGCCGGGGACCTACCAGGCAT is a genomic window containing:
- a CDS encoding polysaccharide deacetylase family protein, which codes for MRGKIPLVACLVAAVLGVGAGTGPEVRTQAAADTDPALRDDLTALLADREWPRPKPGTWTVEQAADIPRGAVPTIRRINTKDKVVFLTIDDGYEYDPEFVRIVRERRIPIMTFLTTTYVKGQGQYFWALRRAGSRMENHTVDHPALNTLPLEAQRQQICGASAAIAQQYGRRPVFLRPPFGAMNELTQQAAKDCGIKLIMLWNTEFYNGTTGPGVGFNGFARGDGQGRGFQPGDIVLMHYRKGLAQQMQMILGWIEQQGFRAAAIENYIPRSLGGNAPDNATTVK
- a CDS encoding SRPBCC family protein — translated: MLARSIPGCHSLEALGDDAYRMTITAGVAAIKGTYVGQVALAEPEPPHSFVLRARGQGAPGTVEATVTVRLSEDAGGTRVDYDADAVVGGMIGGVGQRMLGSVARRTAGEFFSSVERLLTAPAPVPEPAVPAPAPAPEGAAPAPAPAATFYGPAAEPAPAGAGVTGPMTLAFGMGGLVALAGVVIGYALGRRHGAG
- a CDS encoding carbon-nitrogen hydrolase family protein, with the translated sequence MRRFIAAAVQFAPAPGPLTAASVEANLDKAESFVRRCVAATGAELVVLPESCTTGFTPGVPAGELWSLMSAVPGPVTEPLQQAARELGVHVCMGTYERGDAGRGSGTVHNAAVLIGPTGDVLGVYRKTHPFGTENTTDGGWVTAGTDVCVVDTDLGRIGMAICFDGDFPELWRIQAVRGAEVICRPSALLRSADIWELTNRARAYDNHVYVVGANAVGADPAGTLYFGNSMIVTPIAEVVARAATQESWVAAELDPARAMASLSPGSSVPQPFDHLAARNLELYDKHAADLLGPARTSFPYGS
- a CDS encoding ATP-dependent Clp protease ATP-binding subunit; this translates as MVGGWYGPGGLDPFEELLARFFGAGGRRPVERVNLARFMSEPGRELIRDAATRAAEWGSPDLDTDHLLWAATRQEGSRHLLSKAGGDPDEIAGRIERAGGHGSPTDVPPMMTPSAKRALLDAYQISRAVGSSYIGPEHVLYALALNADSEAGRLLHEAHVTPEALREAAGVARPAPAPQPPPETPTLNEFARDLTELAREGRIDPVIGRDEEIAQTVEVLSRRTKNNPVLIGDPGVGKTAIVEGIAQRIADGEVPETLAGKRLVQLDLAGVVAGTRYRGDFEERMSKLIDEIRGNSEHLVVFIDEIHTMVTVGGGEGAMNAGNMLKPALSRGELHVIGATTIDEYRKNIEKDAALERRFQPILVPEPAEEDTVEILRGLRDRYEAHHQVRFGDEALVAAVQLSSRYLTDRFLPDKAIDLIDQAGARVRLRTRTPGRDVRELDQRIDQVRREKDQAVAEENYERAKMLRDELADLERRRSEAAPPPGGGHGPGTTVPEVTVEDIAEVVSRTSGIPVAQLTQEERERLLKLEERLHRRVIGQDEAVAAVAEAVRRSRAGMGDPDRPIGSFLFLGPTGVGKTELARALAEALFGSEDRMVRFDMSEFGERHTVSRLMGAPPGYVGYEEAGQLTEAVRRRPYSVLLLDEIEKAHHDVFNVLLQLLDDGRLTDAQGRTVDFRNTVVIMTSNLGSDVIGGSATLGFTADDGAVDASLRDRVMGRLREAFRPEFLNRIDEIIVFRRLEPRQLRQITDLLLEETRRRLHAQDVTIEFSTEAVDWLARRGYQPEFGARPLRRTIQREVDNRLSEMLLSGRLRPGAHVVVAVRGDAIDLEVTAGREAAAIGHS